The genomic interval tgtttgatttgCTTGATGTGTTTGAGCTTTAGGAATCCATAGACATTCAAGTGTGTCTAGAGTTGAGTTGGTGGAATGAGTGATGAAATGTTGTGTGAATCTTAAgttaaaaatgaaaggaaatgGCAATGAATGTATATGTTGTGAATGAACGTTGTTTTAACTTGTGTTTGACTTGAAACGAAGATGAGAAGCTAAATGAAAGTTAAATATGCTTTAAGTGACAATGTTACAGTTTAGCTTTAACGATAACATTATCagaattactttaattttcacaatcttcttttttatttgtattaccGATTCACCAAAGTCAATATGTTCTGTTGAAAGAGCATTATGATCTAACCTTTTGATTGATTGAAATCCAAAAATAACCTTGTAGAAAAAAACCAGCTCCGAATCCGGGAAGGCCAAACCCGGATCCGGATATTTACTTGCGTAGACCCCAGTCCTTTGACTGATTCGATTCGAATCCGGCGGTTCAGATTTCCCTTTCccaaaaatattaagttatgATTGAGGCGGCGCATTGTAGAAAActtattcttaaaatatacATCACATGCGCACATTAGCAACAACTCCGCACTTGAAAGTCACTGCCTCTCTCAACTCTCTTCACCGCACTCCCTGTCTCACAAATAACACAACACAGACAGACGACGACGGCGTCTGATGCTATTCTAGGATCATTTCAAATCGCTACACGCAGAAACATGGTATGATGACTGATCTCAAactcttttgtttattttgatctCACCTTTTTCAATTCGATGAATAATTTTGTGTTCGAATGTTGAGAATCAAAATTCAGTCAAACACATTGCGATTGTATTTGGCTTGCATAAGGAACACGCTAGACGCCGCCCTGTGTTTGCAGGTCCACACTGTACTTTCATCATCTGTCTAAATCGATTGCGTTGTTTTTgttcatttgatattttgacattttaatttaattttgtcagAATTTTCCTTGTCAAGAAGTTGAAAGGCATAATAAACCAGAGGTTGAACTAAAGTAAGTTTCTGGCGTCTATTacagcttttattttttgcaaaaTAGTTTGGTGAATCTGTTCTAATCTTATGCTGTTGTTTCGTGGTAGTTTTTGAATTTAGTCATGATTTATAGAAATAGATCCTTTCATTGCTTTAAATTCAAGTGAATGTCATTGCTATTGGAAACTTCCCTGTTTATTAAATGATTCCTCTTAAGCTGATAAATTAGACCACAATTAGCAAACTCTAACACTAAAAAGCTTGATATAGTTGATCCTCAAAAGCGACTGGGAGGTAATAGGGAGAATGCCTCCATATTGTTGTATAAATGGTGAATAAAAGATATAGTGTAAGCATAGGCAATAATATGTATGCTTAATTTCCAATTTGTAGTTTTATTATGTAGATGGTCAAGTACAAAAATGCACGCATaaaagtagattttttttcatgtgagGTAGCTTGAAGTTATAACCATTCAAATATAAGGAAGAAAATGGCTTTACAACCAAATTTTCATGTGCTCTAGTGGCTCAGCTACTCATTTTTTCTCAGTCTTAGGTTCTAATCACAAGCGTTTCTCTTTCATGACATTATTAAGGAAGTTAATTATGACACGTTACGGTACATGGAAATTCTCAGTTTTGGTTTTTGAATTATCAGGAATTTGATGCCAACAGGGGAATCTAAAGTCTGGGGGTGATTTGTAGGCCTTCACGCAAAATTGTGTATGTAGAAACTAAATTAGGAAAGTCTGGGTGTCACTAATTGTAGCCTAGTAGTCATATTTTGGTAAAAAGTTTTACTTCCTATTTTACTCTGTTTCTGTGTCTATAGCctatatatttcttgtttttcttattaaaaatacacTCAATAATAGTATGGTCTCTAGATTTCTCTTTGCCCATCTGACTTTTTCTCTCTGTTGACATTGTATTTTGAAGCACAACATCAGATTGTGTGAAGTTTGTTTGTTATTAGATGCTACCCTCTTTGATAGCAAGCATAAAGTTTCTTGTGCTGTTTAGTCAACTTGACAATTTTCTCATTAACATGCCGCATTTGTGTTCTGATTTTCTTCCTGCATACATCATATGCTCCAGctagatgatttttttttttttccgctTTTTGCAGGACCAGCCCAGAACTTCTACTGAATCCTGTAAGAATTATCCTATGGACCTTAAATATAGGCATATAGCTTGTGTCCTGTTCTTGTTAACTGCTGATTTTAGTTTTCAGAGTTCTTGAATTCTGTACACCGCAACTAGTTGAATTTTATCTTGGGAGGTCTATGTATGACCTTGTAGGCCTGTGTTATTGATTTCTTCGAACTTGTAGTCTTGAAAACCTGTATACTCACTAGAGTTTACCATTAATCGATATTGTTAGAGCCAGGGAATTTACCTCCACGCTTAACATGTCTTACCTCTTTCAATGAAATTTgctttacatttttttctaatgatttgttgatacaaaatattaatggttTTAACTGTTGGTTACCATATTTTCCTAAAGTGAAAATAATCTAGCTAGTTGGACTAATAGTTAACATATCTTCTCGGTCTTTTGTGATTTCATAGCATTAGTATTGATAGTTTCCTCTTGGGACTTCTCCATGCCTTACACAACATCTAGGCAGTTACAGATGGGATGACTAGTTTGTTGCCTTCTCATACAAAATAATGTggaaaaggttttatttgcaGGCATTTTTTGTGTATGTTTGATTATTGATGGCTGTATTTTCATATGGGCAATTGCCATGCAGATTTTGATATGTCGAAACGAGGCTGAAAAATGCTTAATAGAGACATCTATCAACTCACTTCGAATAAGCCTTAAGGTGAATGTTAAtcatatttcttgtttttctttgatgGAACAAAAtactagaaaaagaaattttttgattttttatgttttttcttGCTTATACagcaaataaacaaaagcaaaaaaattaaagtttaaattcaTGGCGGCAAcatacaattctttaaaataaaccTGCTGCTTTAACTTCATAGCATACTGTTATGACTTTCAAAGATTGTAGGCACtgttccatgataagcaaatgaCGGCtggtttaaaataattttagtttgcaTGTGGTTCAGCCAAATGAAATAACTTATCACTTTGCCTAAGAGAagtttgttattcaatatgagAACGATTTTATTGGTAAATGGCTTCTTGGTTTTCACTGTCATGTCAATTAAATTTGAGTCATACAAATTGCGTACACAACAAAGCATGTGGTCAATTCACCATccataatatttaaaacacGGATGCCACCTGgtataattttttgaactttaaatagaattgcacggtcttccaatttttttttttcctcatacGCATGTGTTTTTCTTTGTGTAGGTAAAGCAGGCAGATGAACTTGAAAACATACtaactaaaaaatttcttagatTTTTGTCAATGAGAGCAGAAGCATTTCAAGTTTTGAGGAGAAAACCAGTGCAGGTATGTGTTTATCTTGGTGGGTCAACATTAGACTTTCCGTCAAAAATCATGATGCTCTGCCTTGATGCGCCATGCTTAGCAATTAAGGGTACAAGAACCTTTCCATGAGATTCAAAGGATCTCTTTGGGATTGAACGCCCTTTGATAGTTATTTATTGTATAACATGATGGTCAATAAACATTCATGACCATGAGAATTTGGTGACAATTAGCTATGAAAATTTCAAGTATCATTGCTGTGATATATATATCAccttggtatttttcttgtatctTGTATACCTCCTCCAGTGCAAGTGCCCGgatcttctttttaatatataaatgagcaataaatataaagtcTATCTACAATTGAAAGCTTTTATATTTGTGATACGACAAAATTATTCCTTTTGTGCTTGGTTTTAATACTACTTAACTAAACTTAATACATGCAttgcttaattttgtttgttgattAAATGTATTCTGTGCTTAATGTGGTGTAATAATGAGAATTTGTATTTATGAATAGTAATTGGATACTGTCAGAGTTCTGTGAACCATTTCTACGTTAGCACTTGGCGACAGATCTCTGAACTTCTGCATGATCAGATAAATTTTTCAGTACTCATTTTGGTTTCTTTAGATTTCTTGATTAATAAATCTATAAAGTATATTCCCAGACTATAGGTTCAACAGATATTCTCTTTCGCTTTAGAATTGGAGACATTGACATATTTGCTTCATTGGCCTTTCTTTTGCAGGGTTATGATATCAGCTTTCTTATCACTAACTACCATTGTGAGGAGATGCAGAAACACAAGCTCATAGATTTTATTGTGCAGTTCATGGAGGTAAGAATTCTGTTGAATCTTATCAGTTGCTTTTCCCTTGTCCGCATGATTGTCTGAtagaaaaactttaaatttttttctggCTCCACCATATTATTATTCACTTGAACTGTGCCACACTTAAATTCTGTTGAAATTTAATATCTATTTGACACTTAAAAAAGTCCTATGGGCATAATGACCAAGTGCATACTGTGCATTGGCGATGTTTGACCAAATTAGTTAGTAAACTTGCTGTTATGTTAGAGTGCAGAGACATCTCCTGCCTTAATCATGAATCTGCTCAAAGGATTGGAAAAGACTGCTTCTCTGTGTAGGTTGCTAAAACTGAAGGGGATTAGGTACATTGATTGTCTTCTAGATTTAGTGATTTAGTTTGTTCTCAGTGTTTGTTACCACCCCAAGAAATCTGACCAGTTGGCTTGTTCTCAGAACTTTGGTTGAACTGTCAGTTGTAATTCTTGACCTTCTTAGGGTGCTTTTGGTATTGAGGTTAGGCAGCCGTAGCTTAGAAGatacagcactaaagtgtttggtaaacactagctgTTGTAACTTAGaagttatgttgatatgatttttcacttgtatgataaaaaatctattatatcttaggaattttgtcaaaattattatttaaaatttatatttattatatattattaacttttgttttataaatatagCTTTTTTTCCATAGCagctataacttaaaagttacagcacctTAATCCTAAACAGGACTTTATACTATTTCCCAATGATTCTCTAGTTCTTCTCTACTGCTATGGCAAAAAGTTTTCAGTTTTCTGTTTGTTGTCTGCTTTTTGTGTCACATAAAATATTCTGAAATATGTTTGTCTTCCAATATATTTTTACTCAATTAGTGCTCAAAAAATTCTTAGTGCTGTGTAGGATAGCTTCGTATATTAGTTTGGACATTCAACCCCATTTGGGGCCGTATATTGCTAATAACTCTTTAGAGATTGATTCTATGTAACCGATGGCTTAAAATGGCTGAGGCATGTAAATGCTACCGACTTTTTGTTGCTTCCGCTGCCTGGGATCTGATATTCAAGGCTgccttttatcttttttctctAACTGCTATCAAATTTCTATGATTCTATAGCTTTCTTCCTTCTTTTATTTCCATCTGCTGCTTGATATTTGTTATACAAATTACCACAAAATCTCCATTACCATTTGAAATTGGTGCCAACTAATGCTTGTTGTAAAAGATTCAAGCCACGGATTTGACGACTGCCATTCTTAAACCAATTTATCAACTTGCTTCAGTTTAGAACGGGCTTCGCCCCTTTATGTTATTGTTGCAAAAAGAACTCGATGTCAGGACAGTATGATATATAATGTTCGAATCTCAGTAAATTTTTTGCCAACAAAATTGTGGACACAGTTGGAACGATAGGGGACATAAGCCTAGCTCGCCCTCTTCTCTAACCCATCAAAACACAAACCAAAAGAAAGAATAGTTTACTGTGCACACCTGAGTaggaaatgaaataaactaaataacaGCATTGGATGATTTTAACCATCGACGTCAAGCACAAGTCATATTCTATAATTTAAGACTTAAAGTAGGCATCATCTGTCTGTATCCATTGTGCTTTTGTTCTTTCAATTtgtatgtttcttttttttcctttccccCCAGTCTGTAGACCAATCTTGAATTGCAGGATATCGATAAAGAGATAAGTGAATTGAAAATGTCTGTGAACACGCGTGGGAGGTTGGTGGCTACTGAGTTTCTGAAGCAATTTGTATGAatttttgtgctttttttGCATCATTGTTGCTGGTTACTTGTTTTCCTCTAGGGATCGCTGTTGTCAATTGTGTTGTTTATCTACCCATCAAGATGCAACAATTCactgtattattattatgattatgattttcgttttcatttttaagtcttacttgaaatgaataatatgtataaattatgactaactaaatgttaaaaaattgatttaggTGAGCATGCTTTCCCCTTTactctttgaaaaataaaaatatagaaaaatgtCTACATTTCTCAAGgaagtttgaaaaataaaatgaattgtCAAGATAtacaagaaaatttagaatttaaggtgtgtttactttctaaattagaaaatcaggatttaaaattagaattattagCACTGCTTACTTCACAAAATAAGAGTGTGAATCGAAATCGAACTCCTACAGGACTTAAAAATTTGGGAATCATTCCCATTGATTTCATTCTCGGGAGGGTTGGTAAATAGACTTTAATTTCCAGAACTACTTATTTTACcctcattaaatttttataattttcaaattgtccTTAATAAAGTTATTGTTGCATTTTAGTTTCCTAcagaatttatgaaaatactagaagttttatattatttacaaagaggtccattattatttaataatgataacaacaacaacaacaataataatgttgtcattattattattgttgttgttatttttattgttattaaaatttattattttaattattattattattattaatgacattaataataataataataataataataaataataataaataaaaaacaaccACAAGGTTAGTAAATCTTATTGATTCCACAAAATggtgaaaaataacaaattatcgaaatgaaaatgaagagtttgaaattgaaaatttttctgcTTCAAATACTACAAaactgaaattgaaaattttctactTCAAACATTACAAAACGTCTGccaaacaatttaaaaaatagatggTAAGATAATCTTGCAACTAATAAAATCAACCAAAagataataatagtaaaatattcttgaaattaataaagtctaaaatatatttgtattagaTGATATAGTATCCTGCCTTTTGCTTGAATTTTCTTCaatcttattttcaattttgaaatcatATCAAATAATCTTCTCTACTGGTTAACTCttagagcatctccaaaagactttttagattttactcttcaaatatcAATTTGCTTACTGATGTGGGAAATAAGTGAATGGAAAAATACAATCTCCTTTAAAAGActcatcaaataataataagttaacattattttaatcaaatatttccactattaaattgaattgttgttatattttttaaaggaaacataaataataattattgcagtcttattttttcaataaataataatataatattaatagaaaatgGAGAAACTCACTCGGCAATATTGAAGAGTGAGAaacaaatcttatttgaagaatttaaattaacatatttttttaagtgtttaatATTGATATGACTTATCAAATAagaagtataattttatttgaaaaatcttttggagatgctcttaTAGTCTCCTCCAATAtatcaaatgaattttttttcccctcatgatgatgatgttctgctttcaaaattttagcatttacaaagatataaaaaagaaaaattatctaagagtaaaaacttttaaataagaaaaaaggcTGTTTTAGCAGCCACCatcacatttttattttgattaatgcTTTGTAGCTTTAAGCCTTTAACATGTCAGTAAATGGATATGGAAAACTCAACTAAACAAAACCAAGATgaaaattgcattttttttttggggggggacAAAACCCCTTTTATCATGAAATTACCAACGACCACAAGAAATCTTCCATAATACACCCCACCCAATATCCTTTTGTAGCATAACGCTTAACTTGCTTCCTGGGAATGATATAGAAGGAAAgaaatgatgaaatcaaatttcattactttttgttgATGTTGTATGTTGCTCGACGATGAAAGATGTGAAAAATCTTAACTCAAGAAACTGGCTTTCTTATCTGCATTTCGCGcaaaaaatagcaaaataataaaaaataaaaatgttagcTTGATCGTTCCTCAAGCACTCTGTTTTGGTGGCTTGAAATCAAAGATAGAACCGAGTACGACTTGTAAGAGCCGTTATGGCATACTAATAGCAGAAAATTGATGAGGTTATTTTTAGATAGCAATGATATGCTTATAAAGATGACGTAAATAATGGTATACTAATAGCAACATgtaaatacaagaaaatatttcaaaacgACAGCGGAATGGGCATTGAACTattgattttacaattaattgaaaaataatgaaaaaatacattaacatcatataatattatagtcaattgaaaaaataatgaaaaataataaaagaatattttaacatcatatgattttataatttttccatAACTATTATGTAActattattgataaatatcattttttcttaatacttaattttggGAAAGTAGTAATATATTTACAAAGTTGTGGTACAAAGCTAGCAAATGATCCATCACCTAGACACCAATCAACGGTAAAACAAAACTTCCATTTGTCGTTAATATTTAGTTAAAGTTctagaatcaaaattttaacagtAGATGTATGATGAACTTTGGCTATAAACTGTAGATCTATGGCCAATGGAGATTCCATTGCTGGCAATATTAGTACTGTTTTGTAGAGCCCGTGATGATGATTCCGAATGGTACCAATTAGGACGTCAACAAATAACATCTACAAAATGCCAACGGTTGTCAACGATTGCTCTGacagttgttttatttttagttaacaaattaaaataatattacttaaatattaattataacataaaataataatatatgtaacAAAGACCATACAACACCTAACATGATACTTCACCTGGTCTTTAAAATCAACTCTCATCTGTTCCTATGATCTTGTTTTGCCAATGTCTACGTGcatgtaaaaaaaatcagctTGAAATTCATCCTGTAGTTCGTTCAACTATATTAAATAAACCACACACTCATAATACACCATAATCTATTCTAATCCAGTACAATGCGGTGCACCAAATAGACTCATAAGAGTCCTAACTGATTAAGAGCACCTGATCACAATTCTCCAACCTATAACCTAAtacaaaaaatgattaattttggCCTATCCCCTTGGTCAAGTGACAATCTTCAAATTACCCACCTTACTATTGAAAACATCAAGTTATCCTCTAGAACTCGTAATCtctctattaatttaaatgacaaaaagGGTAAGATGGTACTTGTATAAATTTGTAACAATCGTTAGGCATAGAGCCACGTGGATGACAACAGTATTTGCAAACATGTAATCACTTAGTGTTTTTACCTAATCCTCATTTGCTTATCCAAGTAAATGTGTGTTGttgatgtaaaaaaaaaagtggtatAAAAAGCGGATGCTTAAGACTTCtctaagacaaaaaaatagaGTATCATTGAAGACACTTTGAATACGAATTTGGAATGAGCAAGATAAACTCAAGTGGTTGAAATAGAGAATCTAAATTTGAACAGCCTCCTCCAACAGCTGAGGTAAGAAAAatggattttttattaacattttactatcattttttttattgtgggCTATATGTAgtatttatgtaatttctAGGCTTAATAATATTACGTTAATCACACTACATTAGTGTGTTAAACCattgattttgaaatattgttgGAAACCCTAGGTTTCTATGAATTTGGGAGGTTTTTGCTTGtagtaaaaaatataagaaactTTTGCTTGTTTTTGCACTTTGAAGATTGAAAACACATAAGAAAACTAGaaattgtgttatttttgtaTGTTTTTA from Citrus sinensis cultivar Valencia sweet orange chromosome 9, DVS_A1.0, whole genome shotgun sequence carries:
- the LOC102618750 gene encoding actin-related protein 2/3 complex subunit 4, whose protein sequence is MSNTLRLYLACIRNTLDAALCLQNFPCQEVERHNKPEVELKTSPELLLNPILICRNEAEKCLIETSINSLRISLKVKQADELENILTKKFLRFLSMRAEAFQVLRRKPVQGYDISFLITNYHCEEMQKHKLIDFIVQFMEDIDKEISELKMSVNTRGRLVATEFLKQFV